One Sus scrofa isolate TJ Tabasco breed Duroc chromosome 1, Sscrofa11.1, whole genome shotgun sequence DNA segment encodes these proteins:
- the LOC100626932 gene encoding olfactory receptor 5C1 — protein sequence MRPENFTWTRGAPAEFILLGVTDRWDLRVTLFLVFLPIYLVSLLGNVGMMLLICVDAQLHTPMYFFLANLSLLDACYSSAIAPKMLVDLLLPLATIPYAACALQMFVFAGLADAEWCLLAAMAYDRYVAIGNPLLYTTAMSPRLCLALLGASGLGGAVSAVVHTTFTFRLSFCGSREVNSFFCDIPPLLAICCNDTSLNELLLFTVCGFIQTATVLAIAVSYGLIVRAVMHMRSVQGRWRAASTCGSHLTAVAMLYGTLTFMYLRPSSSYALDSDKMASVFYTLVIPALNPLIYSLRNKEVKEALRRTRSRCCCPRRVHGFFMTSETAPAHLNHKRASSDPLMPKNGTESEWMGIEGKRHSMVGVGEDEQTQGHRGKMTSAYAGDSKESGLIGW from the exons ATGAGGCCAGAGAACTTCACCTGGACCAGGGGCGCCCCTGCTGAATTCATCCTTCTGGGCGTCACAGATCGCTGGGACCTGCGCGTCACCCTCTTCCTGGTCTTCCTGCCCATCTACCTGGTGAGCCTGCTGGGAAACGTGGGCATGATGCTGCTGATCTGCGTGGATGCCCagctccacacacccatgtacttcttcctggccaaCCTCTCCCTGCTGGACGCCTGCTATTCCTCAGCCATCGCCCCCAAGATGCTGGTGGACCTGCTGCTGCCCCTCGCCACCATCCCCTATGCAGCCTGTGCCCTCCAGATGTTTGTGTTTGCAGGGCTGGCGGATGCTGAGTGGTGCCTGTTGGcagccatggcctatgaccgctacgtggccattgGAAACCCGCttctctacaccacagccatgtcccCGCGTCTCTGCCTGGCCTTGCTGGGAGCATCAGGCTTGGGCGGGGCAGTGAGTGCGGTGGTCCACACAACCTTCACCTTCCGCCTGAGCTTCTGCGGCTCCCGGGAGGTGAACAGCTTCTTCTGCGATATCCCTCCACTGCTGGCCATCTGCTGCAATGACACCAGTCTCAATGAACTCCTGCTCTTTACTGTCTGTGGCTTCATCCAGACAGCCACAGTGTTGGCTATCGCTGTGTCCTATGGGCTCATTGTCCGCGCTGTGATGCACATGCGCTCGGTCCAGGGCCGCTGGAGAGCAGCCtctacctgtggctcccacctcacaGCCGTGGCCATGCTGTACGGGACACTTACTTTCATGTACCTGCGTCCCAGCTCCAGCTACGCCCTGGACAGCGACAAGATGGCATCTGTGTTCTACACTCTTGTCATCCCAGCCCTCAACCCACTCATCTACAGCCTCCGCAACAAAGAGGTCAAGGAGGCGCTCAGAAGGACCCGGAGCCGGTGCTGCTGTCCACGGCGGGTGCATGG GTTCTTCATGACCAGTGAGACTGCTCCTGCTCACCTTAACCACAAGAGAGCATCCTCAGACCCTCTCATGCCAAAAAATGGGACAGAATCAG AATGGATGGGAATTGAAGGCAAGAGGCATTCCATGGTGGGGGTCGGGGAGGATGAGCAAACACAAGGGCACAGAGGTAAAATGACCTCGGCGTACGCAGGAGACTCTAAGGAGAGTGGCTTGATTGGCTGGTGA